From Azospirillum humicireducens, a single genomic window includes:
- a CDS encoding serine/threonine-protein kinase: MAQTPDDSHEPTAILPAAPGGAKQGADAEATRLTTPPAAATPVPGASVAPSSVTAASVSGVDAAGGRAAPAPIGPGTLLSHTYEVAGLIARGGMGEVHRARHVDMNTWHAVKVIRPELAQDAKMVELLRREAAALREIRHEAVVSYDGVFRDEYGRILLSMEYLDGPSLQEVLQGGPLDPDDVAILLDRVASGLAAAHQRGIVHRDMSTDNVILPGREIANAKIIDFGIAKQTAGGAGTVIGDAFAGKYGYASPEQFGLFGGQVGPQSDIYSAGLVLAAAALGRPLDMGRTPQAMIERRMAVPDLSALAEPLRGVLCSMLEPDPQNRAKTMTELVGALTRRPAEITPFDATPFPAATPATEEPRPAVAERQAKTVGAPAAPAKKAPVGLIAGGVGGLVAAGVAGFLLFGQSQPPAQSTAPVKEAAGPATPAPATPAVPPAAMTTAPLGSSTPSAPSPTPAEPVKAEAPAPAAPVPPLPVIPAVQTVAPPAPTTPPAPSQVVQAALPVAPPVPTITPAEARKRVEAAAGGFACSGVRAAETGKGLRIGGYVGSDADAGALKAAITGLPGGVDIDARVAVRPWPLCEALGVAGLPARAEGRGADALGLGLNRPSMVYRQGEKLEVTVTAGMPGYLTVDYIDIEGNAIHMVPMRLRRDDRIDAGRPVTLGVAKSPSDRVYTIAPPYGPAMILALVTREPLFPAEREEVEPAGPYLASLRAAIAKAEAKGNVVVQSAFFTTVAE; encoded by the coding sequence ATGGCCCAGACCCCCGACGACAGCCACGAGCCCACCGCCATCCTGCCGGCCGCGCCCGGAGGCGCGAAGCAGGGGGCGGATGCCGAGGCGACAAGGCTGACCACGCCGCCGGCAGCCGCCACCCCGGTGCCTGGGGCGTCCGTCGCCCCGTCCTCGGTTACTGCGGCGTCCGTCTCCGGTGTCGACGCGGCGGGTGGACGGGCGGCGCCGGCGCCGATCGGGCCGGGCACCCTGCTGAGCCATACCTATGAGGTGGCCGGGCTGATCGCCCGCGGCGGCATGGGCGAGGTGCACCGTGCCCGCCATGTCGACATGAACACCTGGCATGCGGTGAAGGTGATCCGGCCGGAACTGGCGCAGGACGCCAAGATGGTGGAGCTTCTGCGGCGCGAGGCGGCGGCGCTGCGCGAGATCCGGCATGAGGCGGTGGTGTCCTACGACGGCGTCTTCCGCGACGAGTATGGCCGGATCCTGCTGTCGATGGAGTATCTCGACGGGCCGTCGCTGCAGGAGGTGCTGCAGGGCGGGCCGCTCGACCCGGATGACGTCGCCATTCTGCTCGACCGCGTCGCCTCGGGGCTGGCGGCGGCGCACCAGCGCGGCATCGTCCACCGCGACATGTCCACCGACAACGTCATCCTGCCCGGCCGCGAGATCGCCAACGCCAAGATCATCGACTTCGGCATCGCCAAGCAGACCGCAGGCGGAGCGGGGACGGTCATCGGCGACGCCTTCGCCGGCAAGTACGGCTATGCCTCGCCCGAGCAGTTCGGGCTGTTCGGCGGGCAGGTCGGGCCGCAGTCGGACATCTACAGCGCCGGGCTGGTGCTGGCCGCGGCGGCGCTCGGCCGTCCGCTGGACATGGGCCGCACGCCGCAGGCGATGATCGAGCGGCGCATGGCTGTGCCCGACCTGTCGGCGCTGGCCGAGCCGTTGCGCGGCGTCCTATGCTCCATGCTGGAGCCCGATCCGCAGAACCGCGCAAAAACGATGACGGAACTGGTCGGCGCGCTGACCCGGCGCCCGGCGGAGATCACGCCCTTCGACGCCACGCCCTTCCCAGCCGCGACCCCTGCGACCGAGGAGCCGAGGCCGGCGGTGGCCGAGAGGCAGGCGAAGACGGTTGGGGCGCCGGCCGCGCCGGCGAAGAAGGCTCCGGTCGGGCTGATTGCCGGTGGCGTCGGCGGTCTGGTGGCGGCAGGCGTCGCCGGTTTCCTGCTGTTCGGGCAGTCGCAGCCGCCGGCCCAATCGACGGCGCCGGTGAAGGAAGCCGCGGGTCCCGCTACTCCCGCCCCTGCAACTCCCGCCGTGCCGCCTGCGGCCATGACGACGGCGCCGCTCGGCTCGTCCACTCCGTCGGCGCCCTCCCCAACGCCTGCGGAGCCCGTGAAGGCGGAGGCGCCGGCTCCCGCGGCTCCCGTGCCGCCGCTGCCGGTCATCCCGGCCGTCCAGACCGTCGCACCGCCCGCTCCTACGACACCCCCCGCACCGTCCCAGGTCGTGCAGGCCGCGCTTCCGGTCGCTCCGCCTGTGCCGACGATCACGCCGGCCGAGGCCCGCAAGAGGGTGGAGGCCGCGGCGGGCGGGTTCGCCTGCTCCGGAGTCAGGGCGGCGGAGACCGGCAAGGGCCTGCGCATCGGCGGCTATGTCGGCAGCGATGCCGATGCCGGCGCGCTGAAGGCGGCGATCACCGGCCTGCCGGGCGGCGTCGACATCGATGCGCGCGTCGCCGTCCGTCCCTGGCCGCTGTGCGAGGCGCTGGGCGTCGCCGGGCTGCCGGCGCGGGCGGAGGGGCGGGGGGCCGATGCGCTGGGGCTGGGCCTGAACCGGCCGTCGATGGTCTATCGCCAGGGTGAGAAGCTGGAGGTCACGGTGACCGCCGGCATGCCGGGCTATCTGACCGTCGATTACATCGACATCGAAGGCAACGCGATCCACATGGTGCCGATGCGCCTGCGCCGCGACGACCGCATCGACGCCGGCCGTCCCGTCACGCTGGGGGTCGCGAAGTCGCCCAGCGACCGCGTCTACACCATCGCGCCGCCTTACGGCC